ctgcttgactgcatgaagcgagcaatATCATGAACATTATCTGCCAGGGAACCCccataaattaaataacttcccaaccacagaatggtctgggtttttttttttgagatattacagaaataaacatacatcacaatgaccaaatttcagagggaaccaaatttcactgattttatgaaattgaaaggctgtctataACTCATGGAAGCAAGTGTGAGGTAATTTTTGTTGTATATAGAGATAGCGAATTTGAATCCTCATGCTGTCACCATAATCCATGGCTGGGAGTCCAAGGAGCTAAAATTGGTCATGCTGTCTGGGTGGGAAGGATGGCATTCTCTCTCTCccgtcaatcacagcaacactagtCAATCATGGATGCAGCTGGTGCCTTCACCCAACTCTGAGAAAGAATGCATTAGTCTTTACCCTCATGTTGGTAGCTGTTGTATAATAGAGGAGACCTATGTGGTGGGTGGGAATAAGACTATATTAGGGTGAAAATCAGAACAAAATATCCCCACCCACCCAGAAAAAAaaggcacaaaaaaaaagtacacttcCTTACTGGCAGATTATGCTGAGACATTCTAGGAAAAGCTGACAGCTTTCTTACTTCTATTACATTCCATGTGGTCTAATAAAAATTGACTATCTTTGATCAGTTTTGGTTCTCACTGGAAGAATCGATGGATATCAAACTATGTCAGGAATAGAGATTTTGACAATGAAAATGTTGGCGCTAAAAACTCTTGTCAAGCAACAACAGAACacaatttgggggaaatgttcgaacattcattttctgtaacgcttatccattgcaggtcatggctgagctggagccaatccaagCTTACTTCAGGCAAGAGGCGGTCAGGTCAGGTCGCTaggctattgcagggctaacacagtgtagccagttgacctaatcctcaGGTCACTGGGctgtcagaggaaacccacacaggcacaaggagaacacgcaaactccacacagaaaggccctagtcaaCCAACagttttgaacccagaacctgctgctATGAGGCAACCGTGCTTACTGTGCAATTGTACAAGAGTGCTCCGGGaggacaatatcccccgctggcaactatgccacaactctggtaaaattcgactgaattaaatgaaattgcaatatgagtATTACCgatgtataacaaagaatcctgtcaagtttcataaaatttctccaaaaattgtgagaggagttgatttcagaaggtgagtacccttcctgggacggacggacaccgccacgacataatcccccttcagactTTTCGGCCAGTGGGGAATAAAAATTGTgacggaagttgatttcagaaagcaagcacaccttgatgaaattgcccaagtacaagtttgttaataatcaagggcataactctggtaaaatttgcccaaattaaatgaaatttcaatgtgtataactgtcatataacaaagccttttgccaagtttggtcaaattcctccacaaattgtgagaggagttgatttcagatggAAAACACATGCTCATGAAAttttcaaattataattttgttaaatcaagggttgtaactctggtaaaatgcgaccgaattgaacaaaattacaatatgtgcagaactgacatataacaaagaatcctgccaagttttgtgaaattcctccaaaaattgtgtgagggtttgatttcagaaggtgagcacccttccctggATGGAcgtacatcgccacaacataatcccccttcgggcctttcagccagcgggggaaaaaaaaaaaaaaaaaacatacactgtTTCTTCAAGCTTACAGCCGTAGCTCAAAATCTGGACTGAGTTTAACCTGCTaaaatgtatgaaaaaaaaatcaaaaacaaagCTAGAGTTACAAATATTTAATTGATGTAGATTTCTTGTGACATTTGTCAGAATGAGAAACCTATGAGACCCACACCACAGCTGTTACAAATACAGAAACATCTTGAACTTCAAAAATAAGCCTGAAATTCACAGACTTGACAGTTAATCCAGGCAATCAGTGAGCTAACTTTTATATCTGATCATCGTAACCATACTCGGATCATGAGTTCAAATAAAAGTCCAAGGGTCTGCAAGGACAATAGCAGCTTGGAAATAATGATATGGTGAGAGGATCACAAATGAAACTCTTACTCTAAATCACAGAGTTCACTGGGAATAGTCCCTAGTTATTCTCCTGTAGATACAACGTACAAGTGAAGATATGAGATGTGTTGCGACCTCAAACACTGAGGCTAAATCCAAAATGACTCCATATTTAAATGTACAGAATATTACATAGAGGATCAGCAGCATTGTGACTTGTTGATTAAAACCCCCTAAACTCTTTAAATGCTTCAAGATGGATGAGTCCAATTAATATTGGGATCGCATTTGTTAACACTGTGCTAAATTAACTAACTATCTAATCAGCTTGGGACTAATCATGCCCTAAAATGATTTCAGGTTCCTAGAGGATGACGAGAGAACACATGTATTGTGCTAGCTAGTTAACTTAACCAGTGTTAGTGAAAAaccagactgcatttccgcagaggaaacgcaaagtgtgcttgctgagctgtagcaaaaCAGCTATCATACTTACATGCTAAGGCTAAAATGCTAACATGCTTAAATTCTAACGGCGAACATGGCAATAgggagcatgctaacagctagcgtgttaacatgctaacattcTAATGCTAACATGAACATGCAACAGCTAGTATGTCAATATGCTAATGGCAactgtgctaacagctagcatgttaacagtaAACATGCTAACGGATAACGTTAATTGTAAGTATTCTAACGCGCGGAGGCTATTATGCGAACAGCTAACATGCAAACACTGGCTAACATGCTCATagaaacagctaacatgctaacagctagtgcGCTAACAGGCTAAAAAGCTAACAGCCATCATGCTAACAATTAACATTCTAACATGCTTTGCCTAGCATGCTAACGGCAATGCTTCGCGCTGCTTTGTGCAGCAAGCACACTAGTATATTTTGACAAGTTTTGTTATTGTGAAATAAATCAATTTTAGTTGGTTAAAATGGCACTTTTTAAACGTTGCTGAAGAGGGGTTCAATGTAAGATTTTCTTAGGGGGCTCTGGATTTCTAGACTTGTCCCTGGGTACATTAAAGCAGAGAAATTAAATTGTGCTAAAGTAACAACATGCACTAGCATGCCGAAACTGCAGGTAAGTCACTCTCTCATCCCCTCAGTAGTGCACATCTATAGGGAATAAAGAGTCATTTAGGATTCAGTCTGAGACTATGGCTGTAGACCTTTCCTTCTTATTCACCAGCAAGGCAGAAGCTGCTAATTTGTCATCGAGAGGTCGACTGAACACAGCACGTTCAGTGTGTGCCCTTCTGCACCATCTGTGTGAAGCGGTTGGTGATGGCCAGCGTGGTGTCAATGAAGCGTTCCACACAGCTCACGAGGCACGCCTCAGTACGCGAGTCCAGTTTTGAGCTCGGCTTCTCCATGCATTTGTCCCAACACACATCTGTGAAGTTGTGCACCTGGAAacacacacagtctcagcatcaactccaaataaataaataaataaataaataaaagtaccgTATAATAAGGTGTACTGATCCATTACAATCATATCA
Above is a window of Neoarius graeffei isolate fNeoGra1 chromosome 28, fNeoGra1.pri, whole genome shotgun sequence DNA encoding:
- the timm8b gene encoding mitochondrial import inner membrane translocase subunit Tim8 B; this translates as MADFSSFDMPSTGSSDNAEAAELQRLIAVEQQRAQFQAQVHNFTDVCWDKCMEKPSSKLDSRTEACLVSCVERFIDTTLAITNRFTQMVQKGTH